A genome region from Bufo gargarizans isolate SCDJY-AF-19 chromosome 2, ASM1485885v1, whole genome shotgun sequence includes the following:
- the LOC122925934 gene encoding probable ATP-dependent RNA helicase DDX4: MVGTRFHDEEDELLLTSMLKKGYDRTRKQAEKRAIVVGVVKALQKKFGRTDGEMQIVKKWSDLKRRHLDWVKELSQRVCPGLPAPTVCRRLTTADLDVVEVSTEEDEQAGPSHSPRGATNPPDVGIVVEVSDEPGPSQGPKTSGPAPAEEEIATPALEEEDEALVTTPHQEVIKKISAKIALMQKRHGKIRQLRALIQKSQRMLQEFECQYGEDLKELASLQEELQKLLPILARMMKIGVAASQFKDLQEPEAIFVVPTRELINQIYLDAWKFAYGTVVRPVVIYGGTQTSNSLRQIFQGCNILCATPGRLLDVINKEKIGLSQVKYLVLYEADRMLDMGFMEDVRKLLSSQGMPKREERQTLMFSAMFPTPIQNLAREILKPDYLFVVVGPVGGACSDVEQQIIEVEEYGKRAKLLELLQLIGHERTMDFVKTKKMADLIATFLCQEKIPFTSIHGDREQREREKALGDFRSGQCPVIVATSVAARGLDIENVLHVINFDIPGDVDEYVHRIGRTGRCGNTGKAISFFNKIGDDEQKIVCGLVKVLTDAHQEFVTVPAWLEEMAFSAHGMPTFSSQPSKFASVDSRKRGDFQEDNGYSNAGISQPAARAAAEEDEDWG, from the exons TTATGACCGGACCCGGAAGCAGGCCGAGAAGAGGGCTATTGTCGTGGGGGTCGTCAAGgccttacaaaaaaaatttggacGGACCGACGGCGAAATGCAAATTGTTAAAAAGTGGTCTGACCTGAAAAGGAGGCACCTGGACTGGGTCAAAGAGCTCAGTCAGAGAGTCTGccctg GGCTTCCAGCGCCAACGGTCTGCCGCCGTCTAACCACGGCGGATTTGGATGTAGTGGAGGtctccacagaggaggatgagcaggcggGCCCCTCCCACAGTCCTCGAGGTGCCACCAACCCACCTGATGTGGGGATTGTTGTGGAGGTGTCTGACGAGCCCGGACCCTCTCAAGGGCCAAAAACATCTGGCCCAGCTCctgctgaggaggagatcgccacCCCAGCTcttgaagaagaggatgaggcgtTGGTTACCACCCcacaccaggagg TAATCAAGaaaatttctgcaaaaattgCTCTAATGCAAAAGAGGCATGGGAAAATCAGGCAATTAAGAGCCCTCATTCAAAAATCCCAAAGAATGCTGCAGGAATTTGAATGCCAATATGGAGAGGACCTGAAGGAGCTTGCAAGCCTGCAGGAAGAACTGCAAAA actgttgcCCATCTTGGCTCGTATGATGAAAATTGGGGTTGCAGCGAGTCAGTTTAAAGATCTTCAGGAACCAGAAGCCATATTTGTTGTTCCTACCAGAGAGCTGATTAATCAGATTTACCTAGATGCTTGGAAATTTGCATACGGAACTGTCGTTCGTCCAGTTGTAATCTATGGAGGAACACAAACATCTAATTCACTGCGCCAGATATTTCAAGGCTGCAACATCCTTTGTGCGACACCTGGGAGGTTACTGGACGTTATTAACAAGGAGAAGATTGGGTTGAGCCAAGTGAAATACCTTGTTCTGTATGAAGCTGATCGTATGCTGGACATGGGCTTTATGGAAGATGTAAGAAAATTGTTGTCAAGTCAAGGAATGCCAAAAAGAGAAGAAAGGCAAACTTTAATGTTCAGTGCCATGTTCCCTACACCCATACAAAATCTTGCTAGAGAGAttttgaagccagattatctgttcgtGGTTGTCGGACCAGTTGGTGGCGCGTGCAGTGATGTCGAACAGCAGATAATTGAAGTGGAAGAGTATGGAAAGAGG gctAAACTGCTGGAACTTTTACAACTCATAGGCCATGAGCGCACAATGGATTTTGTGAAAACCAAAAAGATGGCGGATTTAATTGCAAcatttctttgtcaagaaaaaatcCCCTTTACAAGCATTCACGGGGACAGAGAGCAAAGAGAGCGGGAGAAAGCTCTGGGCGACTTCCGCTCTGGACAGTGTCCTGTGATTGTTGCCACGTCTGTTGCTGCCAGAGGATTAGATATCGAGAACGTCCTTCATGTGATAAATTTTGACATCCCTGGCGATGTTGATGAatatgttcacaggatcggccgaaCTGGACGCTGTGGCAACACTGGAaaagccatttctttttttaataagatTGGTGATGACGAGCAAAAAATTGTCTGTGGACTAGTGAAAGTTTTAACCGATGCTCACCAGGAG ttcgtgacagtacCTGCTTGGCTTGAAGAGATGGCGTTCAGTGCCCATGGCATGCCAACCTTTAGTTCACAGCCAAGCAAATTTGCTTCAGTGGATAGCAGGAAGAGAGGTGACTTCCAGGAGGACAACGGTTACAGCAATGCTGGCATTTCACAACCTGCAGCGCGGGCGGCAGCGGAGGAGGACGAAGATTGGGGCTAG